From the Colias croceus chromosome 20, ilColCroc2.1 genome, the window AACAAAAGATTGATGGAAACCGCTAGCCTTTTTCTCTAAAGCTATGAGTGCTACGCAATGTCGCTACAGCGTGTATTTTCGCGAATTATTAGCAATATACGCGGCTGTATTACATAAGTCAATTCTGTTCGAGTATCAAGTACATCAAAGGAGGAGAGAACACAGTCGCCGACGCGTTGTCACGCATCGAAGAGATCCAATGCCCTAATGTAATCGACTACAAGCAGTTAGCCATCGACCAAAGTAACGACGAAGAGCtcagaaaattaaaaactcaaacaaatTTAACGTTCGGTGAAGTCACGCTACCCGGACTCGATCGACCAATCACGTGCGAGCTATCAAGCGCATCGCCCCGTCCCTTTCTACCGAAGGCATACCGTTATATGGCATTTAACGCTCAACACGGACTATGCCACCCTGGTGAGCTACTCGGAAGCTAATAACATCGAAGTTTTTCTGGCCAGCAATGAATAAAGACGCTACGTTATGGGCCAAGTCTTGTATCAGCTGTCAACGAGGTAAAGTTCACCGGCACGTGAAGTAATCTAAGTTCCCTTATGAAGTACTGAAGCGCTACGACAAGTACTACCAAATACAGTTACCACTTCGGACTACAGTAGTATCAATTGACAGACTCAAGCCTGCATACATATTAAGCGAAGAGGTTGAAGGTATGGCAAGCACAGCAGTAGCATCTACACCTACACCTACGAGTGCTACGTCGTCAGTTCCTGCTACAGACTACAACACGGACAAGGCACGTCCCTACACTACAAGAAGTGGACGCGTCGTCAAGAAAAATGTTCGCTTCGCTTGAGGGGGGACACTATGGGAGACATGCATAGagtttatatatatcatattgtgtacaggccggcgcattctttttcataatcagagcgcattctaaatttcaatttcaaaattagaattctgattggttttgtttttggtcaatttttgtataaatacggatattgtgtgcaaaataaaatcattacgaTCAGTATCGTCTTTGAGTTCACAACCCCTCTACAATATAAAGTTACCAAAACACactcaataaaataagttatttcAAAGAGAGTAAAAGTGGGTTAAAAGTTAACTATAACCCGCTGTGAAAAGTAAccagttaataaattaataattttagtatattttgtcaaataaTTGTAACACGCAGAATCTCTTATTGCCACAGAATCTCTCGCTTTTGTTTTTTGACAAAAACagtattattagttattatttttttattttcagaaataaattagttttccTTAGTAGTTTTCTGatgatgattttattttgtggtaCTATGTTTATCTTTTTCGCTGAAGGTAACACTTTTTCAATACTGTCAAAACTAGGTCAAAACAAGCAGACTCGATGTCATTGTCATGTGTCAtcgttgaatttaaaaacgaCGACGAACTGTGAGATGTATCTCGTaactttgtaatatttaattgttgaCTACATTATAATCTTCATCAGAATGTTCTCAACAAGCTCACAAAGACAATTTTGGACATTCAGTGACGAAAATGAGCTAGCATGCCATCGGGAAAAACACAACGTCGTATTCATTTCAAAACATGGACAGCATATAGATGAACATCAAAGgttcaattattttctatcTCCTGAAGAAGAAAGACTATTATTGAAACAATATGAGCTTCATTTGAAAGAGTTTTGTAAGAGATTTCAACCTCCTATGCCAAAAGGAGTTATCGGTACAGCATTTCACTATTTCAaacgattttatttatacaactcATCTATGGATTATCATCCAAAAGAAATTCTGGCTACGTGTGTTTATTTGGCGTGTAAAGTTGAAGAATTTAATGTGTCTATCGGCCAGTTTGTCGCAAACATTAAAGGTGACAGAGAAAAAGCTTCAGACATTATACTAAACAATGAATTGCTGTTAATGCAGCAACTGAACTATCATTTGACTATTCATAATCCTTTTAGACCGGTTGAAGGGTTCTTGATTGATATTAAAACAAGGTGTTCACTTGCCAATCCAGAGCGTTTAAGATCCGGAATTGACGAATTCCTCGAAAAAGTATTTTTGACTGATGCCTGTCTCTTGTACGCGCCATCTCAAATAGCATTAGCTGCAGTGCTCCACGCAGCGAGCAAGGAACAAGAAAATTTGGATAGTTATGTGACAGATATGTTATTCAGAGACGCAGGGCCTGATAAATTAGCAATACTTATAGAAGCTGTCCGTAAAATTAGGTCTATGGTGAAGATGGTCGAGAGTCCCGCGCGGGAACGTGTTCGAGCTATAGAGAAGAAGTTGGATAGGTGCCGTAATCAAGAGAACAATCCGGATAGTGAGATTTATAAGCGACGGATGAGAGAAGCGTTGGACGAAGATGATGTGCAATACACTGGCTCCACAAGAATGTCGCTAGACACAAGTGGTATCAGCCAAGTGCTGTCTCCGTCAGCTTCTTAAATCACTATGTACTTGGCATTCTAAATATTGGTTTATATGTATGGGGATATTTTGCACAAATAGCattttataaaagatttaggttgagtatttttttaagattatgtaaccatcaaataaattaagttttgaAAAAAAGGTTAATGTCATGCTGGTACATGGAAAAGAGAAACATATCAAATCATAGATACACACTATGTATCAAATTATTGTAACATAGTTTATTAAACTTATAGTAGGTTTGATTTGGATATTGGTCTCAATTATGTTACATTGCTACTCTGCTGAAAATTTGAAGAGGAATTTTATTCTCTATTTATTTGCTATTATGCAGTTTTTTGagtgtataaactataaaccaATATTTAGAATGTTAATAACTTTAATAggctaattaaaaattgactaaaaaaaacaaaaatgtattagtatttggattaaaaaataaataagtatattatatttgacaaaagtatgaccatattttaaagttttatttttgtcccTATAACCacgtatatatctgtcaactaaTAACATTGCCAGACAGATTGACTCCCCCaaactttatatataaaggatttttaaaaaataactgcccaattcaaaatttattctaataattttttcaatagtAAGAATCtttcaacaataaaaacaaatgtataagtaagtaaaataaaaagtagtaaTTGGTGCATCTGGTTAAGTATATTATTCCCGCCAGACGCCGGCTGTGACCAAGCtgataatatattcatgttttaaattttataaatggatATTCAAAGAAAAGCTGCATAATTCAATGGtcatttttaagctattgcatagcttctatcgcgggccttgagcgcggggaccgaatccaaaaattccgtaacgaaaaaacctcacgctctccactccgacgggcacggaagtgtggcttgaaggcatgcttgatgctatgcaatagctttaccgcggcaatCCCcggagtgccacacgtcttttttctTTTGAGGAGCTTTTTCTTTAGCTTTGCTCTAGTTATTTACTGCTAATTGTAGTTGTGTTAACATTAcaaactatatattttattttaacgaatccttattttctttttctagaAATATTCTACGAATTATTCTAAGCAAGCTTTTGTGattgtaatgtttataaatacagaaatttaaaaaaaaacacaggCTTAAAAACGTCACGAAACGGGATTCGATTTTTGCCAAGCAACACCTATCTATGTAGCCTCTCGGCGGTGATCTAATTTGtgctattctttaaaaaaaatctcatttaCAAAGCattttaattctataaaactaaatattaaattcaacaaaGGCCGTGTTtatcaatttcatatttttgtacctatacagcaattttatcaatacctaggtacctacctaatagaTTTTGTATGTGGAATAAATTTGGATTTATGTTTGAATGGCGGAGAGATAGGTATATAGCTTAGGTATATAACTGTATAGTTatcaaaatcattttttattcatataaatttttacgaGTGTGTGTAGTCACAGTCAAAGAATAATAACTACCTAGTAGCtagtagatagggaggcgaggtagctaaatggcgtaattcaacggcgtcgtcgagacttatcgaaatcgaaagataaaataatttcgaaaagaaaagtttctatggtaaaaaccattttagcggtgggtttggcgtgtacggattttcaaaaatgtaaaacaaacagttacttgggcattctcgagcgcgtcagatattcatactacgtatgcccaaagtgcctctgataacaacggtatgcTAATCTGCcagtttgcgtggtggggctaggcatataaattcgtcaaaaattcacagaaaaaaaatttactcgagcgcgtcagattttcggaaggggtgttgagtaggccccaaggaagctccccttaaaaaaaactgacgattacggcgtgacgataagttacgatgaatttttgaaaatgcagaaaaaaaagtccttttgaaatactcgagcgcatcagattttcataggggaggtttatctcggtatcctgaaagcatattttcttaatctgacaaaaatgtttgtgggttctcttaatctgaacGAAAAAGGTTtttgggtttcttttttttaatcatcgttatttcgtatcaatttttcttaacaccctcagttttagagatatactcaaaaaaccgggagtttgagtttttatgaagcttcaagtaaaaaaagttttaactttggacaaaaatgaaaagagacctttttttgtaaaataaaattaccttttttgtttatttaaacattttttttggaaaaagtaaagttcgcgacttatatgctgcaacgcgtttttaggaagacgaaatggctcccccggacttccggtcatgcggaaaccggcagattttgtatttttagtaagttttagattatattcttcaaaataaaaataaaataaatcgcgctcgagaatgccggattaacgttttttttttacaagttcgcgaccctataactcggcggcgtcaaggacttatcgtcagattagttaaatttagtcttaaaacactaaaatcaacccccaatatcttaatctgacgcgctcgagtatttcagactatcggttttttttttactaatctgatcgtctatcctaggcgcgcgtcactacatatggagctaaatagttaacaaggttgttctattaggtctaaggtatctctcatatctttaactgccacgctcgagtattacagaaaattcccctattcgcctccctatctatagtGTAGTGTAGAATAGTTTCTAACAAAGGAAATCGTTTtcgaattgaaaattattatttt encodes:
- the LOC123700993 gene encoding cyclin-H; this translates as MFSTSSQRQFWTFSDENELACHREKHNVVFISKHGQHIDEHQRFNYFLSPEEERLLLKQYELHLKEFCKRFQPPMPKGVIGTAFHYFKRFYLYNSSMDYHPKEILATCVYLACKVEEFNVSIGQFVANIKGDREKASDIILNNELLLMQQLNYHLTIHNPFRPVEGFLIDIKTRCSLANPERLRSGIDEFLEKVFLTDACLLYAPSQIALAAVLHAASKEQENLDSYVTDMLFRDAGPDKLAILIEAVRKIRSMVKMVESPARERVRAIEKKLDRCRNQENNPDSEIYKRRMREALDEDDVQYTGSTRMSLDTSGISQVLSPSAS